In Nicotiana tabacum cultivar K326 chromosome 2, ASM71507v2, whole genome shotgun sequence, the following proteins share a genomic window:
- the LOC107759576 gene encoding HMG1/2-like protein, whose product MKGTKIASVAHKKLDTETMKKRKAEADLKKKEKAIKTAGAPKRPPTAFFIFMADFRKSYKENFPDNKSVAVVGKAGGEKWKAMSESEKAPYVGKAAKLKAEYEKSKEEHNNKTVTGEAAKSEDSEVQDDAEQQASS is encoded by the exons ATGAAGGGAACTAAGATTGCTTCCGTTGCTCACAAGAAGCTCGACACTGA GACAATGAAGAAACGCAAGGCTGAAGCGGACTTGAAAAAGAAGGAGAAAGCAATCAAAACCGCTGGAGCTCCAAAGCGTCCTCCTACTGCATTCTTCATTTTTAT GGCTGATTTTCGCAAGAGCTACAAGGAGAATTTTCCTGATAATAAATCTGTTGCTGTG GTCGGGAAAGCTGGCGGTGAGAAATGGAAGGCAATGTCTGAATCT GAGAAAGCTCCCTATGTGGGAAAAGCTGCTAAGCTGAAGGCTGAGTATGAGAAATCAAAGGAAGAGCATAACAACAAG ACTGTTACTGGGGAAGCAGCAAAATCTGAGGATTCTGAGGTGCAAGATGATGCTGAGCAGCAAGCTAGCTCTTAG
- the LOC107759565 gene encoding protein DETOXIFICATION 40, whose protein sequence is MTSSKNEVNQPFLENNGVSALSPQLSTEQNLESNSELETVLLDTSLPLWSRLRLATWIETKLLFFLAAPAVMVYMINYLMSMSTQIFSGHLGNLELAAASLGNTGIQIFAYGLLLGMGSAVETLCGQAYGARKYDMLGVYLQRSTILLTLTGVLLTLVYIFCKPILIFLGESPEIASAAALFVYGLIPQIFAYAVNFPIQKFLQAQSIVIPSAYISAATLVLHLVMSWVAVYKIGLGLLGASLVLSLSWWIIVIAQFVYILKSEKCKQTWNGFSLKAFSGLYGFFKLSAASAVMLCLETWYFQVLVLLAGLLENPELALDSLSICMTISGWVFMISVGLNAAASVRVSNELGAGHPKSAAFSVIVVTVCACIISVIAAITILAFRHVISYAFTGGEVVAEAVSDLCPLLALTLLLNGIQPVLSGVAVGCGWQTFVAYVNVGCYYIVGVPLGSLLGLYFYLCIQGIWSGMMGGTLMQTVILVWVTFRTDWNKEVEAAQGRLNKWEDNKGPVPKE, encoded by the exons ATGACTTCCTCTAAGAACGAAGTCAACCAACCATTTCTTGAAAACAACGGGGTATCAGCTTTATCACCCCAGTTATCTACAGAGCAAAATCTTGAATCCAACAGTGAGCTAGAGACAGTACTCTTGGACACTTCATTACCTCTATGGAGTCGCCTCCGACTTGCCACGTGGATCGAAACGAAACTCCTTTTCTTCCTTGCTGCTCCTGCTGTAATGGTTTACATGATTAATTACCTCATGTCCATGTCTACGCAAATCTTCTCTGGCCACCTTGGTAATCTTGAACTTGCAGCTGCTTCTCTGGGTAACACTGGCATTCAAATCTTTGCCTATGGCCTCTTG TTGGGGATGGGAAGTGCAGTTGAAACACTATGTGGTCAGGCATATGGAGCGAGAAAATACGATATGCTAGGAGTATATCTTCAAAGATCAACAATTCTTCTCACTCTAACAGGGGTGTTACTAACTTTAGTCTACATTTTCTGCAAGCCAATTTTAATATTTCTAGGCGAATCACCAGAAATTGCATCAGCAGCAGCCTTATTTGTATATGGTTTAATACCACAAATTTTTGCCTACGCTGTGAATTTCCCAATTCAGAAATTCCTTCAAGCGCAGAGCATTGTGATACCAAGTGCCTACATTTCTGCTGCGACTTTGGTGTTGCATTTAGTGATGAGTTGGGTTGCAGTTTACAAGATTGGTCTCGGGTTATTAGGGGCGTCATTAGTATTGAGTTTGTCGTGGTGGATCATAGTGATAGCTCAATTTGTATACATTTTGAAGAGTGAGAAATGTAAGCAAACGTGGAATGGGTTCAGTTTGAAGGCATTTTCTGGGTTGTACGGATTCTTCAAGTTATCAGCAGCTTCAGCGGTGATGCTATGCTTAGAGACGTGGTATTTTCAGGTTCTTGTTCTTCTAGCTGGCCTTCTTGAAAATCCAGAATTGGCTTTGGATTCGCTTTCTATTTG CATGACAATTTCTGGTTGGGTTTTCATGATATCAGTTGGACTCAATGCAGCAGCAAG TGTGAGAGTGAGCAATGAATTAGGAGCAGGGCATCCAAAATCAGCAGCATTTTCTGTTATTGTGGTCACAGTATGCGCTTGTATCATCTCTGTGATTGCTGCAATTACTATTCTTGCATTTCGTCACGTCATTAGCTATGCTTTCACTGGAGGTGAAGTTGTGGCTGAAGCTGTCTCAGATCTCTGTCCTCTGCTTGCTCTCACCCTTTTACTTAATGGAATTCAGCCTGTCTTATCTG GTGTGGCTGTTGGCTGTGGATGGCAAACTTTTGTGGCCTATGTTAACGTCGGCTGCTATTATATTGTGGGAGTCCCATTGGGTTCTCTTCTCGGAtt ATATTTTTATTTGTGTATACAGGGTATCTGGTCAGGAATGATGGGCGGTACACTTATGCAAacagtgattttggtatgggtcaCCTTTCGAACTGATTGGAACAAAGAG GTTGAAGCAGCTCAAGGGAGGTTGAATAAGTGGGAAGACAATAAAGGACCAGTTCCAAAGGAGTAG